A region of Nakaseomyces glabratus chromosome M, complete sequence DNA encodes the following proteins:
- the KRE1 gene encoding Kre1p (CAGL0M04169g~Putative cell wall protein with similarity to S. cerevisiae Kre1p; predicted role in cell wall biogenesis and organization; predicted GPI-anchor) — protein MRISRLLLIAGVAQAAIVTDFIITTLADGTLSTVTSIYDNAKPKTDTDTDTDTDTDTDTNTATGTTKATTTNTNTNTNTNTGTNTGVKLITTSTVVTDAAGVIKTVPTVITSGVKQTGTTTGTTTGTTTGTTTGTTGTKKSYVSTITTVDAAGRPVTLTTTITGTNTNTNTNTNTGTANTPYVTTITTTNINGVTVTLTQTVTPTKAAVDPAAANGALTAFVVKSKPSDLVGTAPDGRPDPSLVSFTEVPATPVTTVPIDTYITITEGTTRTYTTLRVPTSIWVTITNAAGQTVTFQTTYMQRFSSQYLEVASPSSGSIGLGSLQGEVGVVKSVMVMSQSANAAHNNARAGTPVTSICMSLAMAFLTMFTWFM, from the coding sequence ATGAGGATCTCTAGGCTGCTGCTGATAGCCGGTGTGGCTCAGGCTGCTATTGTTACCGACTTCATTATCACGACGCTCGCTGACGGTACTCTGTCTACCGTGACTTCCATATATGACAATGCGAAACCAAAGACGGACACGGATACTGATACAGATACAGATACGGATACGGATACAAACACTGCCACGGGTACTACGAAGGCTACGACTACAAACACCAACACCAACACCAATACTAATACAGGCACGAACACGGGGGTGAAACTGATCACTACAAGTACTGTTGTCACTGATGCCGCCGGTGTGATCAAGACTGTGCCTACGGTTATCACCTCTGGTGTGAAACAAACAGGTACTACcacaggtaccaccacgGGTACCACCACGGGTACCACCACGGGTACTACTGGCACTAAGAAGTCTTACGTGTCCACTATAACTACTGTTGACGCTGCTGGTAGGCCTGTCACATTGACTACGACCATTACTGGTACCAACACAAACACTAACACCAACACCAACACTGGTACGGCAAACACACCTTACGTTACCACTATTACCACTACTAACATCAACGGTGTCACCGTCACTCTGACGCAGACCGTCACGCCAACCAAGGCGGCTGTTGACCCTGCAGCCGCAAATGGTGCGCTTACTGCCTTCGTCGTGAAGTCCAAGCCTTCTGACTTGGTTGGCACTGCTCCAGACGGAAGACCAGACCCATCCCTGGTGTCGTTCACCGAGGTGCCGGCTACGCCAGTGACTACCGTGCCAATCGACACTTACAtcaccatcacagaaggCACCACCAGAACTTACACGACCTTGCGTGTCCCTACCTCTATCTGGGTCACAATCACCAACGCCGCAGGCCAAACAGTCACTTTCCAAACCACATACATGCAGAGATTCTCCTCGCAATACTTGGAAGTGGCGTCCCCATCCTCGGGCTCCATTGGTCTGGGGTCCCTGCAAGGCGAAGTCGGTGTTGTCAAGAGCGTCATGGTGATGTCCCAGTCCGCCAACGCCGCTCACAATAACGCCAGAGCCGGAACACCTGTAACCTCCATCTGTATGTCTCTAGCCATGGCTTTCTTGACTATGTTCACATGGTTTATGTGA
- the YPS1 gene encoding pepsin-like aspartic protease (CAGL0M04191g~Yapsin family aspartic protease; predicted GPI-anchor; complements cell wall defect phenotypes of S. cerevisiae yps1 mutant; regulation of pH homeostasis under acid conditions; induced by high temperature, Slt1- and Crz1p-dependent), with the protein MKFSSLCMLASVAAHSKAAKNVADLSYVKLDFDKYYGETFETAKRGRSQADIRVNKRANGYEEVQITNQNSFYSVTLEVGTPPQSVVVLVDTGSSDLWITGSDNPYCRGSTGTSGKNMLLEAELKRALEDARDIAKERTTLAPRDDEHNDGLLSWLTGSDGLLGGQGGTTITLTDSAQPTAAGTSNGARATINCAKYGTFDTSKSSTWHSNDTAFMIQYGDSTFASGTWGMDNLHLSDLNVTGLSFAVANRTNSTVGVLGIGLPALEVTYSGRTAVSGQRPYQYDNFPLVLLRNGAIKSNSYSLFLNNASAETGSVLFGAVDHSKYLGDLYTIPMVNTYASQGYKNPIQFEVTLNGLGISSSSDNTTITTTKIPALLDSGTTLTYLPQALVTRIVQKLQATYSNRAGYYVFSCPSQSDDTEVVFDFGGFHINAPITNFIIGSSGDSCILGIMPQSGGGIILGDSFLNSAYVVYDLENYEISMAQANYAGGQEDIEVISSSVPGAVRAPGFSSTWSTLATSFNTQGDIFTVQAAATVSGSATNTGTGRATATGNSNSTRSTTSRSRTSATSTRSDSQKKNDASRTSFTSTLLFVAGLLVSFI; encoded by the coding sequence ATGAAGTTTAGTTCGCTATGTATGCTGGCGTCTGTTGCTGCGCACAGCAAGGCGGCCAAGAACGTTGCTGATCTCTCCTATGTCAAGCTGGATTTTGACAAGTACTACGGTGAGACTTTCGAGACTGCGAAGCGTGGTCGCAGTCAGGCTGATATTAGGGTGAACAAGCGTGCTAACGGCTACGAGGAAGTGCAGATTACCAACCAGAACAGTTTCTACTCGGTCACTTTGGAAGTCGGTACGCCACCACAGTCTGTTGTTGTGCTGGTGGATACTGGTTCCTCGGACCTGTGGATCACCGGCTCAGATAACCCTTACTGTAGGGGCTCCACGGGCACGAGTGGTAAGAACATGCTTCTCGAGGCTGAGCTAAAGAGGGCGCTTGAGGACGCCAGGGATATCGCTAAGGAGAGAACTACTCTCGCACCACGCGACGACGAGCACAACGACGGTCTCTTGAGCTGGCTGACGGGATCAGACGGTTTGCTAGGTGGCCAAGGCGGTACCACCATCACATTGACAGACTCCGCTCAGCCAACTGCCGCCGGCACTTCTAATGGCGCAAGAGCTACCATCAACTGTGCCAAGTACGGTACTTTCGACACATCCAAGTCTTCCACTTGGCACTCTAATGACACAGCTTTCATGATTCAATACGGTGACTCCACCTTCGCCTCCGGTACATGGGGTATGGACAACTTGCACCTGTCAGACTTGAACGTCACTGGTTTGTCCTTCGCCGTCGCCAACAGAACTAACTCCACTGTCGGTGTCCTGGGTATCGGTCTTCCAGCCCTAGAAGTTACATACTCCGGCAGAACCGCTGTTTCGGGTCAAAGGCCATACCAATATGACAACTTTCCACTGGTGCTGCTAAGAAACGGCGCCATTAAGTCGAACTCGTACTCTCTATTCCTAAACAATGCATCCGCAGAAACCGGAAGTGTTTTATTCGGTGCCGTCGACCACTCCAAGTACTTGGGTGACTTGTACACAATCCCTATGGTTAACACTTACGCATCTCAAGGTTACAAGAACCCTATCCAATTTGAAGTTACCCTAAATGGTCTAGGTATCTCTTCCTCTAGTGACAACACTACCATCACTACTACAAAGATCCCCGCCCTATTGGACTCTGGTACCACCTTAACTTACCTACCACAAGCTCTAGTCACCCGTATTGTTCAAAAGTTGCAGGCTACTTACTCGAACAGAGCCGGTTACTACGTCTTCTCCTGTCCAAGCCAGTCCGATGACACTGAAGTTGTCTTCGACTTCGGCGGATTCCACATCAACGCTCCAATTACAAACTTCATCATCGGTTCTTCTGGTGACAGTTGTATCTTGGGTATCATGCCACAATCTGGCGGAGGTATTATCTTGGGTGActctttcttgaattctGCCTATGTCGTCTACGACCTGGAAAACTACGAAATTTCAATGGCACAAGCCAACTATGCCGGCGGCCAAGAGGATATCGAGGTTATTAGCTCAAGTGTGCCAGGTGCCGTCCGTGCCCCTGGTTTCTCTAGTACTTGGAGTACTCTAGCTACAAGTTTCAATACTCAAGGTGACATCTTCACTGTGCAAGCAGCTGCCACTGTAAGTGGATCCGCTACCAACACCGGAACCGGTCGTGCCACTGCTACTGGTAATTCGAACTCTACTCGCTCAACTACAAGCCGTTCTCGTACCTCTGCTACATCTACTAGATCTGACAGtcaaaagaagaacgaTGCTTCAAGAACATCATTTACTTCTACTTTGCTATTCGTCGCTGGTCTTTTGGTTTCATTTATCTAA
- the APC2 gene encoding anaphase promoting complex subunit 2 (CAGL0M04235g~Ortholog(s) have ubiquitin-protein transferase activity and role in anaphase-promoting complex-dependent catabolic process, exit from mitosis, metaphase/anaphase transition of mitotic cell cycle, protein ubiquitination) — protein MILTGDTKTFKRAVLEYGVNGNKNSNAEEWNVLLQWLDPAGKKNHQLKPPNLLVKTMIEKLLLGSNDYQLLSNIQDYYCWQCRVYFYNEYKRIETLNELKRIERHVLFPLKYIPIFEGNNRVENEVRLFGNYLLKTNKKVMSRAVERLRNRMLEDDFELATEIVDYFDYCQTDSTSIVLDIILDKIEQFCQLHYTRKWNKRYLIMETFNQFISQYWDQLSSLLFCQEDNHTITNTLYKYFEKQFISIRTNEIFDICISNPASVQPTLLELRKEISTVNDFNCVVVELLSKFNLKVINPSIVTADALFLYIRTIKTFSILDPSGRYLQTISSYVKPHFRQRKDLVHLLLFSMLGLDETDQLNTMPSQVSEEKLTALTNELKDTEICSYTEESDDVVDPMIGSFSKEEDSMVLEQVIKRYMEWIPEVPTSFGKGILSDHKLDLFDILLELLESKETLVIEFKNLLTKKLLDLRGYTLDKKWSKFLSLLKKRFDNRSTETMDEEDLNNINTIDIMLRDIYKSRQIATDMQLDLHNTNVKVYPKIVSALYWSNNSDTQSKAGDFEMDGELEHLLELYSRFYSQKQIGQKLELRRDNGSVSLNLSFLDGRTVHCKASLRQYSVLTLFKSPKHDSNFPTEGLTISELCARSGMQSKQMADILRYWVSKDVLYFSDGKYRTLEFLRWKGDSTYAAIPDVLEESVVERSSQHEDKQENHVERALPYIKDILLNLGTLKIDKLHALLQSAMPKDSHYSTVNQKQLQDYLDTLVEEGVLSSASNDSYKLPQIR, from the coding sequence ATGATATTAACTGGGGATACCAAGACTTTCAAGAGGGCTGTTTTAGAGTACGGCGTCAACGGCAACAAGAATAGCAATGCTGAGGAGTGGAATGTGTTGCTTCAATGGTTAGATCCAGCTGGTAAGAAGAATCACCAATTGAAGCCCCCAAACTTGTTAGTTAAGACAATGATCGAGAAATTATTGCTAGGAAGTAACGACTATCAACTTCTAAGTAACATTCAGGATTACTACTGTTGGCAATGCAGagtttatttttacaaTGAGTACAAACGAATAGAGACTCTCAATGAGTTGAAAAGAATAGAGAGGCACGTTTTATTCcctttaaaatatataccAATTTTTGAAGGTAATAATCGAGTTGAAAATGAAGTCAGGTTGTTTGGGAACTATCTATTAAAAACTAACAAGAAGGTTATGTCAAGGGCGGTTGAGAGACTCCGAAACCGGATGCTTGAAGATGATTTTGAACTAGCTACGGAAATTGTAGATTACTTTGATTATTGCCAGACTGATTCTACTAGCATTGTATTGGATATAATACTTGACAAAATTGAGCAGTTTTGCCAATTACACTATACAAGAAAATGGAATAAAAGGTACCTAATCATGGAGACGTTTAATCAGTTCATATCACAATACTGGGATCAATTGTCAAGCTTACTATTTTGCCAGGAGGATAATCATACCATTACAAATACACTTTACAAATACTTTGAGAAGCAATTTATCTCCATTCGAACcaatgaaatatttgatatatgcATAAGTAATCCTGCAAGTGTTCAACCGACGTTATTAGAGTTGAGAAAGGAAATATCCACTGTGAACGATTTTAACTGTGTAGTTGTTGAACTTTTGTCAAAGTTCAATTTAAAGGTTATCAACCCTAGTATTGTTACTGCTGACgctttgtttctttatattcGTACAATCAAGACATTTAGCATTTTGGATCCTTCAGGTCGATATTTGCAAACAATTTCCTCATATGTTAAACCTCATTTTAGACAGCGGAAAGATCTGGTacatttattattattttcaatgcTTGGTCTTGATGAAACTGATCAACTGAATACAATGCCTAGCCAAGTCAGTGAGGAAAAACTAACTGCATTGACAAACGAGTTAAAGGACACAGAAATCTGTTCATACACAGAAGAATCAGATGATGTGGTAGATCCTATGATAGGATCGTTTTCCAAAGAAGAGGATAGTATGGTGCTAGAGCAGGTAATAAAGAGGTATATGGAATGGATCCCAGAAGTGCCGACATCCTTCGGTAAAGGTATCCTTTCTGATCATAAATTAGActtatttgatattctatTAGAACTACTAGAATCAAAAGAGACGCTTGTTATAGAGTTCAAGAACCTTTTGACTAAAAAGCTACTCGATTTAAGAGGCTACACATTGGATAAAAAGTGGAGCAAATTCCTAAGCCTGCTCAAAAAACGTTTTGACAATAGAAGCACGGAAACGatggatgaagaagaccTGAATAACATCAATACCATTGATATCATGCTAAGAGATATTTACAAGAGTAGGCAAATTGCTACTGATATGCAACTTGATTTGCATAATACCAACGTGAAAGTGTACCCGAAGATCGTTTCTGCATTATACTGGTCAAATAATTCTGACACACAAAGCAAAGCTGGTGACTTTGAGATGGATGGCGAATTGGAACATCTATTGGAATTATATTCGCGCTTCTATTCGCAGAAACAAATCGGCCAAAAATTAGAACTGAGAAGGGATAACGGTTCTGTCTCTTTGAACTTAAGCTTTTTGGATGGGCGGACCGTGCACTGTAAAGCGTCATTGCGTCAATACTCGGTACTCACATTGTTCAAAAGCCCCAAACATGACTCTAATTTTCCCACCGAGGGCCTCACAATCAGTGAATTGTGTGCAAGATCAGGGATGCAATCTAAGCAGATGGCCGATATTCTACGATATTGGGTAAGCAAAGATGTACTGTATTTTTCGGACGGTAAGTATCGTACATTAGAGTTCCTAAGATGGAAAGGTGACTCTACATACGCCGCTATACCAGATGTCCTGGAAGAGTCCGTAGTAGAACGTTCTTCTCAACACGAGGACAAGCAAGAGAACCATGTCGAAAGGGCATTGCCCTACATTAAAGACATCCTCTTGAACCTTGGTACCCTCAAGATAGACAAGCTTCACGCTTTACTACAATCAGCCATGCCAAAGGACTCGCACTATAGCACGGTAAACCAGAAGCAGCTGCAAGATTACCTCGACACCCTCGTCGAAGAAGGTGTGCTTTCCTCTGCGAGCAACGACAGTTACAAGCTGCCTCAGATAAGATAG
- the DIP2 gene encoding snoRNA-binding rRNA-processing protein DIP2 (CAGL0M04279g~Ortholog(s) have snoRNA binding activity): protein MVKSYQRFEQANVFGVISSNSNSVWIEPEASKRKTGNLGQVIVGGLENILVWDIKTGEQIAQLTDGLPPGASDAKLSKPAETTFLKYHPETNLLAAGYADGVIKIWDLISKTVLISFNGHKSAITVLAFDTTGTRLISASKDSDIIVWDLVGESGLYKLRSHKDAITGLWCEDENWLISTSKDGLVKIWDLKSQQCVETHLAHTGECWSLGIIEDMAVTCSADSQVKLWKLDLQAENGSKLTEKGIIEKQSKQRGVEIDFAVAPDGVKFFYIQNADKTIEIYRLRKEEEISRALKKREKRLQDKGMSEEEIKEAMGSPVSLMYHLFQVVRSPYKIKSAQWTVCSNSKLELVVTTSNNSIEYYSIPYSKREPTQPAPLKLHTIDLHGQRTDIRSTSISDDNKLLATASNGSLKIWNIKTKRCIRSFECGYALTCKFLPGGALVVVGTRNGELQLFDIASSTMLDNKEGAHDAAIWSLDLTSDGRKLVTGSADKTVRFWTFEVSEVPVSDESNKTMPMLQLFHDTTLELDDDILSVVISPDDKFIAVSLLDNTVKVFFLDSMKFFLSLYGHKLPVLSMDISYDSKLIVTCSADKNIKIWGLDFGDCHKSLFAHQDSIMNVKFLPESYNFFSCSKDATVKYWDGQKFECIQKLAAHQSEVWSISVSNDGTFVISTGHDHSIRVWEETEDQVFLEEEREKEMDEQYEDTLLTSLEGGAGDEMLSVKKGDNEESEEVEGVHKQTVESLKAGERLMEALEIGVNDIIAMEEFNEQLNAWKKSKKGIQPIRPQENTLLVALKKTPEEYIIETLVKIKPSQIEDALMVMPFSYILKFLKFIDVVTTKAALLQKHISLVCKTLFFVIRFNYKELVAQKNANLKLQITRVKDNLRKSLKSNVDELGFNIEGMKFIKQQWELNHHLEFNDEYEEKNFEEKHSKKRVFGTLA from the coding sequence ATGGTGAAGTCATATCAGCGTTTTGAGCAAGCTAATGTGTTCGGTGTTATATCATCCAATTCCAACAGTGTTTGGATCGAACCAGAGGCTAGCAAGCGTAAAACCGGTAACTTAGGACAAGTGATTGTGGGAGGTTTAGAAAACATATTAGTTTGGGATATCAAGACAGGCGAACAAATTGCCCAATTAACTGATGGTCTTCCACCCGGTGCATCTGATGCCAAACTGTCAAAACCTGCTGAAACTacatttttaaaatatcaTCCAGAAACCAATTTATTGGCTGCTGGTTACGCTGATGGTGTGATTAAAATTTGGGATTTAATATCCAAAACtgttttaatttcttttaatgGTCATAAATCTGCTATTACTGTTTTAGCTTTTGACACAACTGGTACTAGATTAATTTCGGCATCCAAGGATTCAGATATAATTGTATGGGATTTGGTAGGTGAGTCAGGTTTATACAAGCTTCGTTCACACAAGGATGCCATAACTGGTCTGTGGTGTGAAGATGAAAACTGGCTCATTAGTACATCAAAGGATGGTCTTGTTAAGATATGGGACTTAAAATCTCAGCAATGTGTAGAAACTCATCTAGCACATACCGGAGAATGTTGGTCCCTTGGTATTATTGAAGATATGGCCGTTACTTGCAGTGCGGATAGTCAAGTGAAGCTGTGGAAACTTGATTTACAAGCTGAAAATGGCTCCAAATTAACAGAAAAAGGCATCATAGAAAAACAGAGTAAGCAAAGAGGTGTTGAAATCGATTTTGCTGTTGCACCAGATGGCGTAAAATTCttttatatacaaaatGCTGATAAGACTATTGAGATTTACAGGTTAagaaaggaagaagaaatatcaAGGGCTTTaaagaagagagaaaaGCGTCTTCAAGACAAAGGTATGTCAGAGGAAGAGATAAAGGAAGCCATGGGAAGTCCAGTATCTCTGATGTATCATTTGTTCCAGGTTGTTCGTTCACCATACAAAATTAAGTCAGCGCAATGGACAGTTTGTTCCAACTCAAAACTAGAGCTTGTCGTAACTACGTCCAACAACTCAATCGAGTATTACTCAATTCCTTACTCTAAAAGAGAGCCAACACAGCCTGCTCCACTAAAACTTCACACTATTGATCTACATGGTCAAAGAACGGATATCAGATCAACAAGTATAAGCGATGATAATAAATTGCTGGCTACTGCTTCTAATGGTTCATTGAAGATTTGGAATATAAAAACGAAGCGTTGCATAAGGTCATTCGAATGTGGATATGCCTTGACATGTAAATTTCTACCAGGTGGCGCATTAGTTGTGGTCGGAACTAGAAATGGTGAATTGCAATTGTTTGACATTGCATCTTCTACTATGCTTGACAATAAGGAAGGGGCACATGATGCTGCTATCTGGTCATTAGATTTAACTAGTGATGGAAGAAAGCTGGTTACAGGGTCAGCAGATAAAACTGTAAGATTCTGGACCTTTGAGGTTTCAGAAGTACCAGTTTCCGATGAGTCCAATAAAACTATGCCAATGTTGCAATTATTCCATGATACCACTTTAGAACTAGATGACGATATTTTAAGTGTGGTGATATCGCCTGATGACAAATTCATTGCTGTATCATTACTCGATAACACAGTCAAGGTATTTTTCTTGGATTCGATGAAGTTTTTCTTGAGCTTATATGGTCATAAGCTGCCTGTATTATCAATGGATATTTCATATGATTCAAAGCTAATAGTTACATGCTCTGCTGataagaatataaaaatttgGGGTCTAGATTTTGGTGATTGTCATAAGTCATTGTTTGCTCATCAAGATTCTATTATGAATGTTAAATTTCTTCCTGAGTCTTATAACTTTTTCAGCTGTTCCAAAGATGCCACTGTTAAATATTGGGATGGTCAGAAATTTGAATGTATTCAAAAACTTGCAGCACATCAAAGTGAAGTTTGGAGTATTTCAGTTTCAAACGATGGTACATTTGTTATATCTACTGGACATGATCACAGTATAAGAGTATGGGAAGAAACTGAGGACCAAGTTTTTCTGGaagaagagagagagaaggAAATGGATGAGCAATATGAAGATACCCTACTAACTAGCTTAGAGGGTGGTGCTGGTGATGAAATGTTAAGTGTTAAGAAGGGTGATAACGAGGAAtctgaagaagttgaaggtGTTCATAAGCAGACAGTAGAATCTTTAAAGGCTGGTGAGAGACTGATGGAAGCGCTTGAGATAGGTgttaatgatattattgCAATGGAAGAATTCAATGAACAGCTCAATGCCTGGAAGAAGTCGAAAAAGGGTATTCAACCTATCAGACCCCAGGAAAATACTCTTTTAGTAGCATTAAAGAAAACTCCAGAGgaatatataattgaaaCATTGGTTAAAATTAAACCTTCACAAATTGAAGACGCATTAATGGTTATGCCTTTCTCATacattttgaaatttttgaagttcaTAGATGTTGTTACAACTAAAGCAGCACTTCTACAAAAGCATATTTCCTTGGTTTGTAAAACATTATTCTTTGTGATAAGATTCAACTACAAGGAGTTAGTTGCgcaaaaaaatgcaaatcTGAAACTGCAAATAACAAGAGTGAAAGATAATCTGAGGAAATCTTTAAAGTCCAATGTCGACGAATTGGGGTTCAATATAGAAGGTATGAAGTTTATAAAACAGCAATGGGAGTTAAATCACCATTTGGAATTTAATGATGAGTACGAGGAGAAGAATTTCGAAGAAAAGCACTCTAAAAAGAGAGTTTTTGGAACTTTAGCATAA
- a CDS encoding putative amidotransferase (CAGL0M04213g~Ortholog(s) have cytosol, nuclear periphery localization), with the protein MTVAARKVAIFYTDHPNEWSRDDGTFATMAVELLEQAKEHEPYVGAEGGIEYRVFDVYNGELPSVDELSSGDYLGLYITGSRYDSFDTETQWIVDLRKLLYRLVNETTLPIVGICFGHQVLARSLGAQVGRNPKGLEAGVHGVQLNATGKTLFSRDRLYLSELHSDHVEEVPPGYENWGHTEKSHCQGLYKPQRVLTFQGHPEFTTQLAIKSTQHKHQTGQLSDEEYAETIQRCHSNNDGVHAARNIWKLYHGKI; encoded by the coding sequence ATGACTGTAGCTGCTAGGAAAGTAGCTATCTTCTACACCGACCACCCCAACGAGTGGAGCCGCGACGACGGGACCTTTGCCACTATGGCCGTTGAGCTGCTGGAGCAGGCCAAGGAGCACGAGCCGTACGTGGGGGCCGAGGGCGGTATCGAGTACCGGGTGTTCGATGTGTACAACGGCGAGCTACCGTCCGTGGATGAGCTCAGCAGCGGGGACTACCTGGGGCTGTACATCACTGGGTCCCGCTATGACTCCTTTGACACAGAGACGCAGTGGATCGTCGATCTGCGCAAGCTGCTGTACCGGCTGGTCAATGAGACCACACTGCCCATCGTGGGCATATGCTTCGGCCACCAGGTCCTCGCGCGCAGTCTCGGTGCGCAGGTGGGCCGCAACCCGAAGGGGCTCGAGGCCGGCGTGCACGGCGTGCAGCTCAACGCCACAGGCAAGACATTGTTCTCCCGGGACCGCCTCTACCTCAGCGAACTGCACTCAGACCACGTAGAGGAGGTCCCGCCGGGCTACGAGAACTGGGGCCACACGGAGAAATCCCACTGCCAGGGCCTCTACAAGCCGCAGCGCGTGCTGACATTTCAGGGCCACCCTGAGTTCACCACCCAGCTGGCCATCAAGAGCACACAGCACAAACACCAGACGGGCCAACTCTCCGACGAAGAGTACGCTGAAACAATCCAAAGATGTCACAGCAACAACGACGGCGTCCACGCAGCAAGAAACATATGGAAACTGTACCACGGCAAGATATGA
- the DCN1 gene encoding NEDD8 ligase DCN1 (CAGL0M04257g~Ortholog(s) have NEDD8 transferase activity, cullin family protein binding, protein binding, bridging, ubiquitin binding, ubiquitin conjugating enzyme binding activity) has product MVSRHEKELMKTFQSLTSCTDEGKAKRYLSANNWNINYALNEYYDKEVGGFTEDHMIRHQFKYPDELVSLFGHYAALIEEDGTQSITPDGLIDYIQDLGYNLEDLVTISLAHFLQCKNLENPITEKQFLYFWYNEGCYTLEQMRHYLEDCERKLCNDWKYFTTIYNYSFDLNASKQGVVETDIAIEYWKLFFEENRTKLSGIIKVDQAHLDLWCKFLQDEHKKLIHKDTWQMLLLFFKKFPSLDAIKTEYNEADAWPYTIDEFYEYLEERNVL; this is encoded by the coding sequence ATGGTTTCAAGACATGAGAAGGAGTTAATGAAGACGTTTCAATCATTGACTTCATGCACTGACGAGGGAAAAGCCAAGAGATATTTGAGTGCTAACAATTGGAACATCAACTATGCTTTGAATGAATACTATGACAAAGAAGTTGGTGGTTTCACTGAGGATCATATGATAAGACATCAGTTTAAGTACCCTGATGAGCTGGTATCATTATTTGGACACTATGCGGCTttaattgaagaagatgggACTCAGAGTATTACACCCGATGGACTTATAGACTATATCCAAGACTTAGGATATAATTTGGAAGATTTGGTCACAATCTCTTTGGCACATTTTTTACAGTGTAAAAACCTAGAGAATCCTATTACTGAAAAGCAGTTCTTGTATTTCTGGTACAATGAGGGCTGTTATACGCTTGAACAAATGCGACATTATCTAGAGGACTGTGAAAGAAAACTATGTAACGATTGGAAGTATTTCACTACAATATACAACTATTCATTTGATTTGAATGCCAGTAAGCAAGGAGTGGTGGAAACAGACATAGCTATTGAGTACTGGAAACTGTTTTTTGAAGAGAACAGAACTAAGTTATCAGGAATAATAAAAGTTGATCAAGCACATTTGGACCTGTGGTGTAAATTTCTCCAGGATGAACACAAGAAACTAATCCATAAAGATACATGGCAgatgttgttgttatttttcaagaaatttcCCTCCTTAGACGCAATCAAAACTGAATACAACGAGGCAGATGCTTGGCCCTACACCATTGATGAGTTTTACGAATACCTAGAAGAGAGAAATGTCCTCTGA